From Bacillus sp. FSL K6-3431, the proteins below share one genomic window:
- a CDS encoding substrate-binding domain-containing protein, protein MSKKITMQQIADRLNISKNSVSQALGGKDGVSEETRKLIEATAKEMGYTYSNTRRTIQRSEITGNIGLIASDFAFSMKGFFGEIYLRIQQEANLMGMNLLIYSISPSDEQNLTLPHFIQNKEVEGILILSHTSHAYANKVIATGIPTILVDHHHPHIQADAILTNNRFGAYIAIQHLIDLKHRNIAFIGNTNFSPSYYERMEGYLLALKENEIDMNPNFLIENILEDEQMIDDLILSMPNPPTAWFCVNDAIGFLVSSSLIKHGMRIPKDVSVCSFDNGQLSQIAVPKISTMHIDLKLFARKSVKKLIWRINHPDEPYEEILLPATLIHRESTNEAPRYI, encoded by the coding sequence ATGTCTAAAAAAATTACGATGCAACAGATAGCCGATCGTTTAAATATATCAAAAAACTCCGTTTCTCAAGCGTTAGGAGGAAAAGACGGGGTTAGTGAAGAAACGAGAAAACTTATTGAAGCTACTGCGAAGGAAATGGGATATACATATTCAAACACTCGAAGAACAATACAGAGAAGTGAGATAACGGGAAATATTGGATTAATTGCTTCTGATTTTGCATTTTCAATGAAAGGTTTCTTTGGCGAAATATATTTAAGGATCCAACAAGAAGCGAATTTAATGGGGATGAATCTACTTATTTACTCCATTTCTCCATCAGATGAACAAAACTTAACACTCCCTCACTTCATCCAAAATAAAGAGGTCGAGGGCATTCTGATTCTTTCCCATACTAGTCATGCCTACGCAAATAAAGTAATAGCCACCGGCATACCGACAATATTAGTTGACCACCACCATCCTCATATACAAGCTGATGCTATATTAACCAATAACCGGTTTGGAGCATATATTGCTATCCAACACTTAATAGATTTAAAGCATCGGAATATCGCATTTATCGGAAATACCAATTTTTCACCAAGCTATTATGAACGAATGGAGGGTTATCTACTTGCGCTGAAAGAAAACGAAATTGACATGAACCCGAATTTTTTAATTGAAAATATCTTAGAGGATGAGCAAATGATTGACGATCTCATCCTATCTATGCCCAATCCCCCAACAGCATGGTTTTGTGTTAATGATGCAATTGGCTTTTTAGTGAGTTCATCCCTTATTAAACACGGTATGCGCATCCCAAAGGATGTATCTGTATGTAGTTTTGATAATGGACAACTTTCTCAAATTGCTGTCCCAAAAATTTCTACTATGCATATTGATTTAAAACTATTTGCGAGAAAATCAGTTAAAAAGCTGATTTGGAGAATCAATCATCCAGATGAGCCATATGAGGAAATCCTTCTTCCAGCAACACTCATCCATAGAGAATCAACAAACGAGGCACCAAGATACATCTAA
- a CDS encoding Gfo/Idh/MocA family protein, whose protein sequence is MAKKIKIGIIGSGGIAQAHARAYKRMADVEIVAVADVVPGRAEEFVQKLELTGAKGFNNHLDLLELDIDGVSICTPNVAHHKTSIDALRAGKHVLVEKPLAVTLEQGVEMVKEGKKADKILSVGFQPRYDPNMEAVKKIVQSGELGNVYYIEVGGGRRRGMPGGTFINQELAGAGAMADIGCYSLDLALNALGYPKPLSVSAYTSNHFGTNPTYHPEAEKFQVEDFGVAMVRLEGGKVLNFKISWAMHMDSLGPTLFLGTDAGLKLTPAGSGPWSGVWDGGIGSITLFHDIQGHHTESAIPVQQHNRDIFYEKVHAFVDAIQTDSPAPIPGEEILINQAIIDGILRSSELGREVEIFIPEV, encoded by the coding sequence ATGGCAAAGAAGATAAAAATAGGAATTATTGGTAGTGGAGGTATTGCGCAAGCTCATGCTAGAGCATACAAACGAATGGCAGATGTGGAAATTGTTGCAGTAGCTGATGTTGTGCCGGGTAGAGCGGAAGAATTTGTGCAAAAGTTAGAGTTAACGGGAGCAAAAGGATTTAATAATCATTTGGATTTATTAGAATTAGATATTGATGGTGTAAGTATTTGTACTCCGAACGTTGCACACCACAAAACAAGTATCGATGCACTTCGGGCCGGGAAGCATGTATTAGTGGAAAAACCACTTGCTGTGACGCTTGAACAAGGTGTTGAAATGGTAAAGGAAGGTAAGAAAGCCGATAAGATTTTGTCTGTTGGATTCCAACCTAGATATGATCCAAATATGGAAGCGGTAAAAAAGATCGTGCAGTCTGGCGAATTGGGTAATGTGTATTATATAGAAGTAGGCGGAGGCCGGAGAAGAGGCATGCCTGGAGGTACATTTATTAATCAAGAGTTAGCAGGCGCAGGAGCAATGGCTGATATTGGCTGTTATTCACTCGATCTTGCTTTAAACGCGCTAGGTTATCCAAAACCACTTAGTGTATCTGCGTATACATCAAATCATTTTGGCACAAATCCTACATATCATCCAGAAGCGGAAAAATTTCAAGTGGAAGATTTCGGTGTAGCAATGGTGCGACTTGAAGGTGGAAAAGTACTGAACTTTAAAATCTCATGGGCCATGCATATGGATTCATTAGGACCAACACTATTTCTAGGAACGGATGCAGGATTAAAACTGACACCAGCTGGAAGTGGACCATGGAGTGGTGTATGGGACGGCGGCATTGGTTCAATTACACTTTTCCACGATATACAAGGTCATCATACGGAAAGTGCGATTCCTGTGCAGCAGCATAACCGAGACATTTTTTATGAAAAAGTCCATGCTTTTGTGGATGCGATACAAACCGACAGCCCTGCTCCAATTCCAGGGGAAGAAATTCTTATCAACCAGGCTATTATTGATGGTATTTTAAGATCGTCTGAACTAGGACGTGAAGTGGAAATATTTATTCCGGAAGTGTGA
- a CDS encoding sugar phosphate isomerase/epimerase family protein produces MTFKIGMRIPPKLGSQGMEKVATWAKDVGIDVVDVPYYNEDVKRILTANGLEVGTIDGVGLSSVLSEDESKRVEAVKVLKEQISSISKLGGKLVFVCLVPEDITLSRDKGFGIWKETFPEIVKHAEQEDVYFAMEGWPGPAPNYPTLGCTPEMLRAMFDVIPSKHFGLNYDPSHLVRLGIDYLRFLTEFGEKVNYCHGKDTEILTDELYEVGTLPATFGAKYDFSEGSWRYTIPGHGEIEWDKIAVRLDGIGYNGPISIELEDHRYWGTLEKEQQGIIKAKENLAKIFK; encoded by the coding sequence ATGACATTTAAAATCGGTATGCGCATCCCGCCAAAGCTGGGATCTCAAGGTATGGAAAAAGTGGCAACTTGGGCAAAAGATGTTGGCATAGACGTAGTGGATGTGCCGTATTATAATGAAGATGTAAAACGGATTTTAACAGCTAATGGTCTGGAAGTGGGTACGATTGATGGAGTTGGCTTGAGTAGTGTCTTGAGTGAAGATGAGTCAAAACGTGTGGAAGCGGTTAAGGTGTTGAAAGAACAGATTAGTAGTATTTCCAAATTAGGTGGAAAGTTGGTTTTTGTTTGTCTTGTACCGGAAGATATCACTTTATCACGTGATAAAGGCTTTGGAATATGGAAAGAAACGTTTCCTGAAATCGTGAAGCATGCGGAACAAGAAGATGTGTATTTTGCAATGGAAGGCTGGCCAGGCCCAGCTCCAAACTATCCGACGCTTGGCTGTACACCTGAGATGCTGCGTGCTATGTTTGATGTGATTCCTTCGAAACATTTTGGTTTAAATTATGATCCATCCCATCTCGTGCGTTTAGGTATAGACTATCTAAGGTTTCTAACGGAGTTTGGCGAAAAAGTTAATTACTGTCATGGAAAGGATACAGAAATTTTAACAGATGAACTCTATGAAGTTGGCACTCTACCTGCCACATTTGGAGCCAAATATGATTTTTCCGAAGGATCTTGGAGATACACCATCCCTGGACATGGTGAAATTGAATGGGATAAAATTGCAGTGCGCTTAGATGGAATCGGATACAATGGTCCCATTAGTATTGAGTTGGAAGATCATCGATATTGGGGAACGTTGGAAAAGGAACAACAAGGGATTATTAAAGCAAAAGAAAATCTAGCAAAAATTTTCAAGTAG
- a CDS encoding glutaminase family protein, whose protein sequence is MSNQFRPPSVPLATIDPYFSVWSDADHLYDDHTKHWTNKRNSMVGIIRIDGKPKRFLGKVEINDDTKYEEPNALIQKSLKVEPLSSTYMFEGDGIELEVSFTSPLLLDDMDLLSRPTTYVSFQVRSIDGQPHDVDIYFDVSSDFCVNTSDQSIVWSRKNINDNITAMYMGTEDQQILKRVGDDTRIDWGYIYLAARQRSNIKTVIHSYDLRKQFVETGQLPKMDDEDQPRSAGASPLVMAMVLECGQVTERYSSQYLVIAYDDIHSIEYFEKPLDAYWRRDGITFDEMLVSAIGQYEEIQNKCAAFNRKLINDSKSVGGEKYKDLLSLAYRQAIAAHKLVSDENGDILFFSKENFSNGCIATVDVSYPSIPLFLHYNPEFVKGMMRPIFHYAASEDWTFNFAPHDMGCYPKANGQVYGENRLENQMPIEECGNMLIMAGAVSVYENNADFAKKHWKLLTKWANYLKENGLDPENQLCTDDFAGHLAHNANLSIKAILGIGAYSIMCKMLGEEDGVYYQAAKEMASKWVLMADANDHYKLTFDSEPDSWSLKYNLVWDRLFKLHLFPEDIIEKEIRYYIGRQNKFGIPLDNRNTYTKSDWLVWCASMAKSKDDFEQMITPLWNFLNESPSRVPFTDWYDTVTGKQIGFQNRSVVGGIFIKLLK, encoded by the coding sequence ATGTCAAATCAATTTAGACCCCCATCGGTTCCGCTTGCTACGATAGATCCTTATTTTAGCGTGTGGTCAGATGCGGATCATCTTTACGACGATCATACCAAGCATTGGACAAATAAACGTAATAGCATGGTCGGAATTATTAGGATAGATGGTAAGCCTAAAAGATTTTTGGGGAAAGTTGAAATAAATGATGATACAAAGTACGAAGAACCTAATGCTTTGATTCAAAAAAGTTTGAAAGTCGAACCATTATCAAGTACATACATGTTTGAAGGGGACGGTATAGAATTAGAAGTTAGTTTTACCTCACCGCTACTTCTTGATGATATGGACTTGTTGTCAAGGCCGACTACGTACGTATCCTTTCAGGTTCGTTCCATAGATGGTCAACCACATGATGTGGATATTTATTTTGATGTATCTAGTGACTTTTGTGTAAATACATCGGATCAAAGTATTGTCTGGTCACGCAAAAATATAAATGACAATATTACTGCAATGTATATGGGAACAGAAGATCAGCAGATTTTGAAACGAGTTGGGGATGATACGAGGATTGATTGGGGATATATTTATTTAGCAGCACGTCAAAGAAGTAATATTAAAACGGTTATTCATTCTTATGATTTAAGAAAACAGTTTGTGGAAACCGGACAATTGCCGAAAATGGATGATGAAGATCAGCCACGATCTGCTGGAGCAAGTCCGCTAGTAATGGCGATGGTATTAGAATGTGGTCAGGTGACAGAACGTTATTCTTCGCAATATTTGGTGATAGCATATGATGATATTCATTCCATTGAGTATTTTGAAAAGCCATTGGATGCCTATTGGCGTAGGGATGGGATAACGTTCGATGAAATGCTCGTCTCCGCAATCGGTCAATATGAGGAAATTCAAAATAAATGCGCAGCCTTTAACCGCAAATTGATCAATGATAGCAAGAGTGTTGGTGGGGAGAAATATAAGGACTTACTATCACTTGCTTATAGACAGGCTATTGCAGCACATAAATTGGTAAGTGATGAAAATGGAGATATATTATTCTTTTCCAAAGAAAACTTTAGTAATGGATGTATTGCCACTGTCGATGTCAGTTATCCATCCATCCCGCTTTTTTTACATTATAATCCGGAATTTGTTAAAGGGATGATGAGACCGATATTTCATTATGCAGCCAGTGAGGATTGGACATTTAACTTTGCTCCTCATGATATGGGCTGTTATCCCAAAGCAAACGGTCAAGTTTATGGTGAAAACAGATTGGAAAATCAGATGCCAATCGAAGAATGTGGCAATATGCTCATCATGGCCGGGGCAGTAAGTGTATATGAAAATAACGCTGATTTTGCAAAAAAACATTGGAAACTTCTGACCAAATGGGCCAATTATTTAAAAGAAAATGGGCTTGATCCGGAAAACCAATTGTGCACGGATGATTTTGCTGGGCATTTGGCGCATAATGCTAATCTTTCTATTAAAGCAATCCTTGGTATAGGTGCCTATTCCATTATGTGCAAAATGCTCGGAGAAGAAGATGGAGTATATTATCAAGCAGCAAAAGAGATGGCTAGTAAGTGGGTATTAATGGCAGATGCTAATGATCACTATAAACTTACCTTTGATAGTGAGCCAGATTCCTGGAGCCTGAAATATAACTTAGTGTGGGATCGCCTTTTCAAACTCCATCTATTTCCGGAAGATATAATAGAAAAAGAAATTCGCTATTATATTGGCAGGCAAAATAAGTTCGGAATCCCACTCGACAATAGGAACACATATACGAAATCGGATTGGCTCGTTTGGTGTGCGTCCATGGCTAAATCGAAAGATGATTTTGAGCAAATGATCACGCCGTTATGGAACTTTTTGAATGAATCCCCGAGTAGAGTACCTTTTACTGATTGGTATGACACGGTTACAGGTAAACAGATAGGTTTTCAGAATAGATCTGTAGTAGGCGGCATATTTATTAAGTTATTAAAATAG